GTTTGATGCTTGAAACATGTGTTCTTGCAATGCTGTTTGTTTATAAAAAGAAGTTTTTCAGTTGATATTAATCATAATCGTATTGTTAATTTACAAACAAATATGCATCAATTTGTTTTCCCTTAAACACACACATCTGTATGCATTACCTAAGTCTCTCATGAACCTTTTGTCATGACACGTTCAAGGAAAAACAAGCTTGACATAAAGGTAGAACGTTTTCAGTTTGTTGCTCGGATTATGGGGTAAGCTATGTTGGCTGGACTTGGGAGTGGATTTGGATATGTGAATGTGACCGATATGAGTATATGTTGCTTTTAAGGTTTTTTTCTTGTATTTGGAGGAGTATATCTCTATACTATGTCTGTATATGTATCAGACAAAAATATATTACGGAAATGAATAGTCCATCTAACATAGGGGGTGAGTGCTAGATACAATTAAGTGTTTGACACAAGTATACTtgttttttctaagtttttctgtATATTTAGAAGATCATACACATATTTATATCCGAATGTTTCTGACACAGGTTTTTTAGGAAAATGAAGAGTCTGAGTAACAGTGTTTTCATATTGCTGTTGGTTTTTGGTTAGATTTTGCTTGTTATGATATAAGTAATGCCTTTTCTTAGACATGTATTATCTGCTATTTCAGCCTTAAGgaggaaacatgtctccaactgCAAGTATATTAAATCTTGCGTTCTCTCTCACTCTCTCACTCTTATTGAGGATTCATATGTTGCGTATGGATATTAGATATTGATGAAGTAAAAATCCATTCCTTATTTCAGATGCACATTCTGCTTATGTAGTTTTGTCAAATTAAGTTACTGTTTTGAAAGTCTTTATTTGGTGGAGTCACTTCTGATATGTGGGATATTGTGCTTTTCATTTTCAGTTAAATGATAACTTACCAGTGGTATACTTCCTCATCAGATTTATCAACCGAAGGAAGAAGAGGTTCAAGTAGTTACAAAGAATGTGGAAGATAAGAGCAAAGTATATGAAAAGGCTGCATATCGTCTACTTAATGGCCGGCTGGTTAGTTCCCATCTATGAAGCCCTTAATTTCGTAAATGTTTTTTTCTGGTTTAAATGTCTGATACTTTATCTGCCTTCCTCCCAACACATGGAAATACACAAAAAACAGCCTCTCAACAATGTTTGTATGTGTGTGTTTTTAAAGGGTTTGGGGAAGCAAGGTCAAGGTGTGTGGGACTGAAACATTGGACCTGCCTCTTCTATGGTTAGGCTAACAATAGTGGAACTAGGCATATGTGGGATAACAATGgtgtcaaattttaaattaagactTGTTTAAATTCTTTTTTGGTACAAGCAAAGCTTACATTACATTCTAAGTGGGAGGAGGATGGGGTTTCACAAGGTTCAAACCCTAGATAGCATGCCAACACTTGAACCCACATACAACAAGTTGCCACTAGACTAGTCATAATTGATTCAACTTGTTAGTGGTGAATCTTTTTCAAAAGTTTGTTGAAGCTTGAAAACAGTAATTGTATTTATGTCAGGCTCTTTGTGGTACGAGTGTGTAACTTGTATTGCATTTTATAGGTATTGAGGAGATCTATCAATGTTGAAAAGTTTCGTGCCCAATCGACCAAAGATGACCCAATTGAATTGCGCTCACCTGTGACAAAAGATGAAATTGTTGCTGAGGTATGGCCATGATATTTATTGATAGTAATAGTTTCTCTCACGTCACTACAATAGACAATCTCCTTGTGTTATATGCTATGTTATTCGGACTCTTATTTTTCTGAAGTATTTATGTTCGACGCGTATTTAGATATGTACATGGTTATATCCTCCAAATATGTGAGTAAACTTGGAGCAAATTGAATAAACCCATGTCAAACACTCGCTTCAAGTCCAAGTGACATAGCTTAATCATAAAACGTTTAAGATGTGGACTTGAAATGTTATGATTTTGTTATTTCCATTTACGCACTCGATTAATCTCCTCCTTTTATTCCATTTCAGGTTGGAAGGCAGCTTTGCGTTCAAATTGATCCTGAAAATCTGCACCTTCCAACACCTTTGGAAACATTTGGACTGTTTGATGTGCAATTGCGGATGCCAAAATCCATACCGCTCCCAGAAGGAAGGTATAATTGGACGCTTAAAGTTAAAATCCAAGGTAAATAAACGGACAAGAGGAAATAGGAGGTTGACTGAAAAGAGCTTTCAAGCTTGAGGAACCGTCTTCTTTTCGAATTAGCTTGAGAATGGAATGATAGGAATCAAATGTTGGATGATTATTGACCTTTGTTGTCTGATTATGCTATTTACCATCTGTTCCAACTCTTTGTTTTACCAAAAAAGagtaataatttcaaatttttaactaaATCACAATACCGAACTAAACGTGCGCGCGAGACGAATATTTAACGTCTCCAAATTCATCAAAATAACAACTTTTATATCTGCACTTTTTAAGTAGACATCCTTAAAAAGATTAATTGTTAGAATCAATTTTTGGGTAAAATCATTTTGAATTCAAGCTGAGTTTATTTGAATCACGGCTATTGTTATCGGGATTTATTCGATTCAACAAATTTACGTGTATAAAACTTCTACGTTCACTCTGCACCACTtgcatcttattattatttagtacACTTACAGTCCAATTTCACAAACAAAGCTAtatcgatttttttttattttaaaaaaaacatatgaatTAAGAAAACTTAATGATTTATTAACcccaatatgaaattaaaaaacttCATTATTAACACACCAAATAAATAGTCTTGCATAAAACTTTATGTTACATCTGTATCTAAACTTGTATAATTATATaatgtgaaaatttattataaattataaattatatattttaattaaaatatatttaataataattatgttaaaatatgattaaattatttattactgataataataatcttattaaaatttaaataacaataacaataatcatttaccaaaacaattttatgctaagggtattctagtcattttagttttttccattatgctattacacctctattccattcaaccaaacacaagattactattacgcctctattccattacattcaaccaaacagtggattagctattacacctctaatccaatacacctctaatcccaatacacctctaatccaatacagcgaaccaaacgcacccttaaTTTTAGTGTTAGTTGTACTATGACAAGTAGATTAGTAGCTATTTAGACCTAGTTTAGCATGTTAGGATTTattgttaatttagtttaaatatacCTCCCTTGGGTATGTTCTTCAAAATACTTCCAAAGTGGttcattataaaattaactatattataatttgacctGTACACTTACAGACACCACACAAATTTCATATTCTAAGGGTTGATTTGATTCACTCGAATTCAATCAAATCTTCAAATTCCAAGGATTGTTTTCCATAGTGAATCATAGTATCTTTATAATAACAACACATAAATAAGTCCAAagattttcttcattaaattgtCAATATAAAGAAGAGAAGTAATTAAACTACCTCAGTGGTAGTTTGCAGTTAGCACTGCCGAGTGCCACTCAGCCTCAATCTTCACATCTTGCCTCAACAAAACTAACTCTCAACTTCCCCTTCGCATACACAATAGCAAAACTACAATAACCATTCAAATTCTAACTTGATCTTTTTTTAAAGGGAAAGACCAACAGAAAATTAACATAAGCTTTACATAGGAAATTGggcaaacaaacaaaacaaaataatgcCTAAAATACAATGACAACTTGAAATTGATATGTTACGGTTTTTAAGTGTTAACTATTAAAACAATatgtttaatttagaaaaaataaacattatatataAGGTAGCTTGATCCATTACTTTTTAAGCATTAGAAAGTAAAGAATTCAATAAACATTTGTTACCCTTATTTCTTTGATATAAGAATTATTTCGAATGGAATTTCATGGAGTAatctttattattcttttttctcTTGTACTTGTACTTGAATCCGATGGGTTTCCAATGAATGATTTGGTAAACAAATTGCCAGGACAACCAGATGTTAATTTCAGGCAATTTGCTGGATATATTGATGTGGATGAAAATGTTGATGGTCGAAgtcttttttactattttgttgaAGCTGAAAAAGATCTCATGACTCAACCCCTCACTGTTTGGCTGACTGGAGGTTAACTTCtttggtttattattattattattatgatttctTATGTTATTTGGATTTGTTGGTAGATGTCCTATAGCCAAGGGAAGTTAAGGCCTTGCCCTATTCATTAAATAGTACAATTGCATTTTTAATCCCtcccaaaaaaatataattgaatttaatcccctttagcccttttattaaatgaagacatttttattttactaaatacTTGTCGAATTAGACTATATTTGTAGCTTTATTTCTTAATCCTAGCCCACAAGTCTATTTGActattaatgtataataaaatctTTTGTGTTATTCAGGGCCAGGATGCTCTTCAGTTGGAGATGGCTTTGCAAGTGTTGGTCCTTTCATTGTTACGAAAGATGTTCATGGTCTccagaaaaatttattttcttggaaCAAAGGTTGCCTAATTTCCCATGCATATTTTCTGTTGATAATTTTTGTGTGCGCATATATCATGTTTCATAGTTATTTTTGCCATATCCATAAAATGATATAGTATGTCTAGTTTTCATTGTGTTTAAATGCATTGTATCATGTTTCTTATATTGTTTTCGTATTTTTATATCTGTATAAAATTTTGTCTGATATTTGTTTTAGTGTCAAATCTGTTGTTCATCGACTCCCCTATTGGATCTGGATGGTCATATTCAAACACAAGTAGCGATTATGATAACGGAGATGATGCCACAAGTAAGATCAgaatatatattctttataattaattaaatttatttggatattatatatattgagatttttaaattgtttgtttCGTACAGATACAATATTACTTACATTCATGCAAAAATGGTATGAAAAATATCCAGTCTTCAAGTCAAAAACTCTATATTTAGCTGGATCAAGTTATGCAGGTAACAATCATATTACATTGAAATATACTTAAtcaataactaaataaaatataatgtgatCTCTAGCATAAAATTTTTGGTCTAATTATTTACCTATCAAGCTTTCAACATAATCTTTTTTTattcaaacttaaaaaattaatcagatttcttattaaattaatagtttttaaaataattatttaaatatttttataatatattgagttatatttgtaaatttaattattgaataaaaaTACAACAATCAAATGATCTTAACTTAATACCAATTATGGATAAGTCTATACGGAACTGTACAAATAATATAACATGTTCATTACTTTATttgaatttgtgaatttttattttcaggaCACTTCGTACCAAATCTTGCTAATGCTTTACTTGACGACAACAAGCAGTCCAAGCAATCCAAATTTAATCTCAAAGGATTGGCTGtaagtaatattatatatatatatatatataaaaggactAGTTAAACATGTTGATGgttaaaataaatgttattttaaagatttaattgtgatgtattttttttaattataactattttgaACAGTTGGGAAATCCAATGCTTCGCAACAAGTTAGACGATTTggcaaaatttgatttatttttctctCGGGAGATGATAAACAACTCATTATATAACCAAATCAAGAAAGAATGCAATGTCATTGATGAAGATAATTACTTTTTTAACCTCAAAGTCGTTTGGAGTGCAACATGCAAAAACCTTATGGAACAGGCCATTTTGGTTGCTTTCAAGACTGATGCTAATAATTACTTCCCACTGAAGCTATTTGATATCTTTCGCGATCCTTGTGCTGAAAACGAACAAGATTTGAACTTAGGCAAAcaggttttcatttatttcttcaCATCCCTTTTCCTTTACGTACATTCGAAACTAGAGATAACAGAAATTCGTATAGAATCGAATAAATAAACTTTATATTTTGTCTAGGTTGTTAAACTTATCACAGAAGTAGACATGTGTAGTCCATTGAGGGCGCAATGTTACTTTAATCTTCCAGAAGTACAAAGGGCTTTCCACGGGAATCGAACCAAATTGTCATATAGATGGAAGGGTTGTTTCACGTAAGGTTTCctcaacaatttaaataaattgtACTCTTTTTTTGGTACATTCGTAAAATTACCTTTTAGAAATGATTTTAAATTCAATCTTTAAATGTTGTGTAACAAATTTTAaccctaaaattttcattatatgtCACTCTTATTTATTTAGAGCTAATTTTAAATACAACAAAGCTGATATGGATCTTGACATGCTTCCCGCGCTTAAAAAGCTTCTTCAACAATCTATTCCCATTACAATATTCAGGTTGGTATTATATCTGTATGTCAATATTTTTCTAATACTTTCCTAAAAAGagttaaatatttttctttaatttatttgttattgtatttgattataatgttatagtGGAGATCAAGATGGTATAATACCAGCAGTGGGTACCTTGGATCATTTGAAGAAGTTAGCTGAGGAGTTAAATATTAAGTTAACAAAAGAAGAGACTTGGAGTTTTAGAAATCAGGTCTTATATTTATCCTTTCAATTTTATATATATCAGCTTCTTATTTATATTATGATTAGatgtatttaataaaattaatgataaatatttaacagGATGGAGGGTCGAAGTATGTATTTGGAGACTTACTAACATTCTTGACAGTGAAAGGAGGTAATCATCATGTTACAGCTTCTAGACCATCACAAGCTTTAGATATTTTCACAAATTTCGTAATTAATTGGATGCATTGAGGACTGGTGATGGAAGACGATGGAATGAATTGAGCACTCGATCATGATTCATGTTGAATTCATCATTCGCCACAATAAGACTTGTTATTGTAATAATTTATTGTGATATTCATATGAATTTATGATacatatatttcacaaatttttatattatgcaaTAATATAATTAGCTATACGATTAAACAtctaacaaatatttattttttttttaaatttcattcatcaatattttttcaaatttcgtaaatgaaattaacaaataaaaagaacTCTTAATACATAACAAATTTCGTATTAATCCATTCCATACGAAACATAGATTATTTAGTATTGatttaagataaattaaaaataaaataacgagggttttgaaattaaaattaaaattattaaaagaaagaTTGCAAATAAAAATTGCGAAATCAATACCATGTTAAATCTCAATTTTGATTCATGAGTAGTTAGAACTAGTCTTAGCATTGCTTCTGGCATTGCTTATATATGCCTTCAAGTATCAATTTGGACTCGACATATTGTGAAATGTTATATGCtgaatgatttaaaaattaaataaattatttgtaatgttgattaaaatataaattaagtaGAAatcatttgattaaaaaattactttttaaaaaagtaatagaAAGTTAAACCAAGCAAAACGCggtgataaaaatgaaatatgcCCGATACCCAAAACCAAGTTAGTAGAAATTAGGTTAGTGAACCAAGAGAATAGTCACgctatgtttttaattaaatgttgTAGAAATTGTGTAAAGTGATTAATTTGGTTTAATGGTTAATAGTTTTGTTTTTATGCTTGAGGTTTTATGTTCAAATCCAtttcttgaattttatttatttttgctctAACCTCTGACTTTAAATATCTAGTTTACCTATTATTTTTTCTCATTTATTGACAAGAATGAGTCTTTTGGTTCAATAGAAAGACTTTAGCTTACCCATAAGTCTGATGTTTGAATCCTATGGGTGTAAAGTAAAAATACTTTTGCTATTCTTTGTCTGTGCCGACCCATGTGGTCAGAATTTgtgttaaattcaaattttgaaaaatctaaTAGGTTAGGATTTGTTGGGTAGTTTTTTGTCAAAATAAACTCGAGAAGTGTGCTCTTAAATTTTCTCTCACTCCTACCGTTCCCTTTCCTCTCTTGCTCAcgtcaatttttcttttctttttcttcctttcccTTTCTTTTCGTATTTGATATGGTAAATTGTTGCACGTTATCATTCGTCGCCTTGTGCTTTTTGTTCGTTTTAGTCGAGCAAATTTGGGTGTTTTAGCATTGTGTTTACATAAACTTGTAAGTGCACTACTTCCTCTTCTTTGGGGTTATTTGTATGActattattgttttaattatttaggtTTCTAAAAGAAAGGTAGGAAAAGTGTGGCGGCCGATTAGTTATGCATTGAATGTAAATTCGTTGTTTCTGATTAGGCGGAGATCGGGAGGCGATTAACCCTCCAACGAGCTAAGGGTTTGTAAGGCTGTTGTTTCTTTCAAGGGTAACTGATTAATGCCCTATTTAAGGTCGAATCTCCGTGTTAAGGTCAAATAGTTAGCGTTTGCGATCGAAAAATGTTTGGATTTTTAGTATGTCGCTATTAATTCAGTTGCTTTAAatactattttagggtttgaaattTTGTCGTTGTGTCGCTATTTAGAAATGATCAGGTGTGTACCTTCTGTCCTGAAAAGCAACGAATGGTGCGAAGCCGAAAATTATTTTGTTGACACCACATGATCGTGTGCCAGACAGTGTGAGCCGCACGACCAATATAATTAATTTGCCTTATTTGGTGGCTCAGCCACTTATATTTGTTTCTGGCGGGTTATTGCATTTTGATCTGGCAGCTAGTCTGCATATATCCTGTAAAGTGACATATGATCACTTAACGGTGTGTGGGGCTGGATGGGTATTTAATACCCATGGATGGTTGGAGATGGTATGTAGTAGATGGGGTAGGATCTAAATCTGTATCTGTTATGCATCTGAATCTATATTTGTTATGCACTTGTGTCTGTATTTGCTTCCTAAATCTATTAAAACATGTGTATCTGATTTATTGTTTGAActaagttacacactgagctcGTAAGCTCACTTTCTAATTGTTTGTTTTCAAGTAATCCTCAAACATAGGACGGATTGGTGCGACGGGAGCTCGATTATTTATATTTGCTTTGGATTCCTTTAACTTTACTcagtttaaattgttttgttacGTTGGACTGTTTTGGACTATTTTAATTCCGAATTTTTATATTCCTTTAAAAATTAAAGTGTTTTAATGTTTTGGATTATACCAATTCTCTCTACAACATGTTGGATTTCAAAACCAAATCACGTTTTtccaaatttctatttaattaagaaattttgtTGCAAAACtaagtaattttataaaagttcATCTgcaaaattaatgaaacatttaAGAGAGTTTTTCCTCAAACAAACTGGAATTTCATACCTCGCAAGCCAGCTCTATTTTCCTTACTATTCCAACatggtttttgaatttttaaatgaatatgtaACATTTCCAaatctggtcataacgtctaggtcaggtttggagTCTTACAGTAAATGCTCTCAGATATATTGTTTAACACAAAAATGAAGAACAaggatgattacaaatgaggggagggctctatttatagttgagctccccaaaTCCAACAGTACAGGTTGAATTATATCAATGACTGAGATTAGTGTCTATCTACAAGAtgatagtttaaggaatttaaacTCTATACTTTTTTATCCTTTAGAATTTACAATATTTACCATGATAATTCTAGTTTAACTGAATCACTAAGACTTCAAGTAAATAAGCTTCTCCATGTGTTCCACAAATTAAGTGAgttcaaataaatcaaataagCCTTATTTAATCAATTGATCTCCATAAAATGCTTTGTGCACATTCCTCTCGAGCTTTGACCCACGGCTTGTAACACACACATTGCCAAAGGTCCTTGAGTTCTTCCCTTAGCTATGtttgtgtttaatgtttaatgtttaatgtttaatgtttaaTGATCTATATCACAATTCTCCATTTACCGGCTATAAACTGATAGGCACAAAGGGTACAACATGAAAACAATACGAACATGTACTTCTATGTTTCTcacaaaatttcaagaaaaaaattagacATAATGACTTCTTCAACTctttaaatttataaagaaaaaattattttaaatttcatttagtttttcgttttttttaattcttaggcttgcattatttatcaaatcatccCTAAATGGATGAAAAAATTAACATCTGTTAACTTTCTTGACAATACGTcatgttagcaattaattattttttaaaaaattaaaaaaataatttttaattttgaaaaagtaatTAATCGTGACATCCACATGTATAACACATTAGCAAAATTATAAGTACTAATATTTACATCCATTCTGATGTAATTTGATAAACAACCCAAATTTAAAAacgaaaaatgatgaaaaatgaataattttttgtaaagttagaagGTCAAACAAATTATAATGACAAAATATTATTATGCTTAAGGTGCCATATCGGTTCAGTTGGGTACAGAAACCGCATCGAGCTGATGCAAGAAAGCTGTGGCATTACATTTGATAACTGAAATAGAAGGCGTCATCTCATTCTAAAGTAGTTATTGATGAGCCATTTTGACATATTTGGTACAAAAGAATTTAATCGCCATTTACCTTAACCACATTCATAGAGTTGCATACAGCATTCTGATCTGCAAACCTATCAAGCTCGGTTTGAATGGTTTTTACGATTTCAGTATCTTCTAGCCCCAGCTTCGGAAACTTTACATGAACTGATCCGTGTCTGATCGGCAAACTAGCCTCTATAAGTGTTGATTGCTGCTTTATGTAATTGTAAAGTTGTTGATGGAAGGTATGGTCTAATGAGAAGCAATTATCTACTGTTCCATTGCTGCTGTTACGTGATGACCCCGACCCCGATCCCGATCCTTCTTTTCGACAAAAATGTGGGAGAGATGAATAATCCATTATCTGGCATTGTATGAATCAACATGtcaaaatttgtatttatatataatggATAGCAAGAGCAATGAAGCTATTTTTCCATAGATCAGATTAAAACAAACTACAAAAGCATTTTGGTTCGGGTCGGTTGAAAGTATAAATAGGTTTTAAAAAAAACGAAAGCATTCATCGAAAAAATGAGAATCAGgcaaattttaagttaatatatgataaaattgaattttgaccgctcaaaaaaatgaaaaaagatttTCTTACTTTGAGTAACTCATCCCTTCCACAACCTTGAAGCACT
The genomic region above belongs to Gossypium hirsutum isolate 1008001.06 chromosome D05, Gossypium_hirsutum_v2.1, whole genome shotgun sequence and contains:
- the LOC107925147 gene encoding 50S ribosomal protein L9, which produces MAYIQYGRHALRQIIKETNVQQSHDRLMQPLFYACQGIRYRKLDVILATSIEKLGKAGETVKVAPGYFRNHLMPKLLAVPNIDKFAYLIKEQRKIYQPKEEEVQVVTKNVEDKSKVYEKAAYRLLNGRLVLRRSINVEKFRAQSTKDDPIELRSPVTKDEIVAEVGRQLCVQIDPENLHLPTPLETFGLFDVQLRMPKSIPLPEGRYNWTLKVKIQGK
- the LOC107931105 gene encoding serine carboxypeptidase-like 44, with product MEFHGVIFIILFSLVLVLESDGFPMNDLVNKLPGQPDVNFRQFAGYIDVDENVDGRSLFYYFVEAEKDLMTQPLTVWLTGGPGCSSVGDGFASVGPFIVTKDVHGLQKNLFSWNKVSNLLFIDSPIGSGWSYSNTSSDYDNGDDATNTILLTFMQKWYEKYPVFKSKTLYLAGSSYAGHFVPNLANALLDDNKQSKQSKFNLKGLALGNPMLRNKLDDLAKFDLFFSREMINNSLYNQIKKECNVIDEDNYFFNLKVVWSATCKNLMEQAILVAFKTDANNYFPLKLFDIFRDPCAENEQDLNLGKQVVKLITEVDMCSPLRAQCYFNLPEVQRAFHGNRTKLSYRWKGCFTANFKYNKADMDLDMLPALKKLLQQSIPITIFSGDQDGIIPAVGTLDHLKKLAEELNIKLTKEETWSFRNQDGGSKYVFGDLLTFLTVKGGNHHVTASRPSQALDIFTNFVINWMH